From Cellulosimicrobium sp. ES-005, one genomic window encodes:
- a CDS encoding AMP-binding protein codes for MNRAVVPADLDTLVAAVGAALDGEGAPVAPVPLLDRPGRADVPPGAALVLRTSGSTGAPREVVLSATALRASGTATHERLGGPGHWLLTLPPTHVAGVQVVARAHAAGRGLTVAPPDEPFTPAGFAALVGRTPPTERRYVSLVPTQLHRLLAAADAGADGGTAGLDALCALDAVLLGGAATPPALLRRARAAGARVVTTYGMTETSGGCVYDGVPLAGVRVRLGAGQEGTDASGGAAGVVELAGPVLADGYLGDPGATGHAFRTDDDGTRWFRTSDLGRLDGPPDDPTLTVLGRADDVVVSGGVNVAPAAVEALVVEVEGVGEACVVGVPHPEWGQEVVAVVTTAGRPPAPWTADGAHPDGGVADAPASLLAAVRDHVADRLERAAAPRRVLVVGELPRRGPGKVDRAAVARLAVGHLQVPPG; via the coding sequence GCCCGTCCCGCTGCTCGACCGCCCCGGGCGCGCCGACGTCCCACCGGGCGCCGCGCTCGTCCTGCGCACGTCGGGCTCGACGGGCGCGCCGCGCGAGGTCGTGCTGTCCGCGACCGCGCTGCGGGCCTCGGGCACGGCGACGCACGAGCGGCTGGGCGGCCCGGGCCACTGGCTCCTCACGCTCCCCCCGACGCACGTGGCGGGCGTCCAGGTCGTCGCCCGCGCCCACGCGGCCGGGCGAGGCCTCACCGTCGCGCCACCGGACGAGCCCTTCACCCCCGCCGGCTTCGCGGCGCTCGTCGGCCGCACCCCGCCCACGGAGCGCCGGTACGTCTCGCTCGTCCCGACGCAGCTCCACCGCCTCCTCGCCGCGGCAGACGCAGGCGCCGACGGCGGCACGGCGGGCCTCGACGCGCTCTGCGCCCTCGACGCGGTCCTGCTGGGCGGTGCCGCGACGCCTCCCGCCCTGCTGCGCCGCGCGCGGGCGGCGGGCGCGCGCGTCGTCACGACCTACGGCATGACGGAGACGAGCGGCGGGTGCGTGTACGACGGCGTCCCGCTCGCGGGCGTGCGCGTGCGGCTCGGCGCGGGCCAGGAGGGGACGGACGCGTCGGGAGGGGCCGCGGGCGTCGTCGAGCTCGCCGGGCCCGTCCTCGCGGACGGCTACCTCGGTGACCCCGGCGCGACCGGGCACGCGTTCCGGACCGACGACGACGGCACGCGCTGGTTCCGCACGAGCGACCTCGGTCGGCTCGACGGGCCTCCGGACGACCCGACGCTCACCGTGCTCGGCCGGGCCGACGACGTCGTCGTCTCGGGCGGCGTCAACGTCGCCCCGGCCGCGGTCGAGGCCCTCGTCGTCGAGGTCGAGGGCGTGGGCGAGGCGTGCGTCGTCGGCGTGCCGCACCCGGAGTGGGGGCAGGAGGTCGTCGCGGTCGTCACGACGGCGGGGCGTCCGCCCGCCCCGTGGACCGCCGACGGCGCCCACCCCGACGGCGGCGTCGCGGACGCCCCGGCGTCGCTCCTCGCGGCGGTCCGGGACCACGTCGCGGATAGGCTGGAGCGTGCGGCGGCACCGCGTCGCGTGCTCGTCGTCGGGGAGCTCCCGCGCCGCGGGCCCGGCAAGGTGGACCGCGCCGCGGTGGCGCGGCTCGCCGTCGGGCACCTCCAGGTCCCCCCTGGGTGA